In Liquorilactobacillus nagelii DSM 13675, the following proteins share a genomic window:
- the pcrA gene encoding DNA helicase PcrA yields MEATELLTGLNDKQQEAVRQTQGPLLVIAGAGSGKTRVLTHRVAYLIEAIGVNPWNVLAITFTNKAAREMRERVGQLLGEAAQDVWVSTFHALCVRILRRDIEKLGYQRTFTIVGTSEQRTLMKQVLADLNLDSKKFDPRALLGVVSQAKNQLLTPKEFAKQATSVFDKTAAQAYQLYQQGLEQNQAVDFDDLIMLTLRLFAQEPEILQYYQRKFLYLHVDEYQDTNQAQYELVTKLAAGSRNLCVVGDADQSIYGWRGADMRNILDFEQDYPDAKVVKLEQNYRSTKVILQAANDVIKNNVNRKAKKLWTENTEGDRIHYYRAQTANDEAYFVIRQIQQLKQQKNCHYQDFAVLYRTNAQSRTIEEAFIKSNIPYRIVGAHKFYDRKEILDVLAYLQLVTNPADSLSFNRVVNEPKRGIGNASLDKLADLAAQQQISLLEAAQNPTLANISGKAARELVKFATMIDQLHQLQQTVDVTQLTEAILDRSGYKAALKNTRSLENQSRLENIDEFLSVTQQFDQHWQPETETSERFVDFLADLALMSDQDSLAEASDEVALLTLHAAKGLEFPVVFLVGLEEGVFPLGRASFNENELEEERRLAYVGITRAKKELFLTNALSRMLYGRQQTNPVSRFIKEIEPELLVSENQQATATTITSWTQRRPAEKTAFANRQKAGTPRVAAQPVTQGTGAEKSSWKIGEKVWHKAWGTGTIVKVNGTGEDLELDIAFAGKGIKRLLAAFAPITKKQD; encoded by the coding sequence TTGGAAGCCACAGAACTATTGACCGGATTAAATGATAAACAACAAGAAGCAGTGCGCCAAACGCAAGGGCCTTTGTTAGTGATTGCAGGTGCTGGTAGTGGGAAAACCCGTGTTTTGACTCATCGGGTAGCCTACTTGATTGAAGCTATCGGTGTTAATCCTTGGAATGTTTTAGCAATTACCTTTACCAATAAAGCTGCCCGTGAGATGCGTGAGCGAGTTGGTCAATTGTTAGGTGAAGCTGCTCAAGATGTTTGGGTATCCACTTTTCACGCTTTATGTGTTCGAATTTTACGGCGCGATATTGAAAAATTAGGTTATCAGCGGACATTTACAATTGTTGGAACTAGCGAACAGCGAACCTTAATGAAACAAGTGCTGGCAGATTTGAATCTTGATTCAAAAAAATTTGATCCACGAGCATTGCTGGGTGTTGTCTCACAAGCCAAAAATCAATTGCTAACACCTAAAGAATTTGCAAAACAGGCAACATCTGTTTTTGACAAAACAGCTGCTCAGGCGTATCAACTATATCAACAAGGGTTAGAACAAAATCAGGCAGTTGATTTTGATGATTTAATTATGCTGACTTTGCGATTATTTGCTCAGGAGCCAGAAATTTTACAATATTATCAACGAAAGTTTTTATATTTGCATGTTGATGAGTATCAAGATACTAATCAAGCACAGTATGAATTAGTTACAAAGCTTGCTGCAGGTTCGCGTAATTTATGTGTAGTTGGTGATGCAGACCAAAGTATTTATGGTTGGCGTGGAGCTGACATGCGCAATATATTGGATTTTGAGCAAGATTATCCGGATGCCAAGGTAGTTAAGCTTGAACAGAATTATCGTTCAACCAAGGTGATTTTACAGGCAGCTAATGATGTTATTAAGAATAATGTTAACCGCAAAGCAAAAAAATTGTGGACGGAAAATACTGAAGGAGACCGAATTCATTATTATCGAGCACAAACAGCAAATGATGAAGCTTATTTTGTTATTCGGCAGATTCAGCAGCTTAAGCAACAAAAAAACTGTCATTACCAGGATTTTGCGGTTTTATATCGCACTAATGCTCAATCTAGAACGATTGAAGAAGCTTTCATTAAATCAAATATTCCTTATCGGATTGTTGGCGCGCATAAATTCTATGATCGCAAGGAAATTCTTGATGTTTTAGCTTATTTGCAACTAGTAACCAATCCAGCAGATTCACTGAGTTTTAATCGCGTTGTCAATGAACCCAAGCGAGGAATTGGAAATGCTAGTTTAGATAAATTAGCAGATTTAGCTGCCCAACAGCAGATTTCATTGCTAGAAGCAGCTCAGAACCCAACATTGGCTAACATTTCCGGTAAAGCTGCGCGAGAATTAGTAAAATTTGCGACAATGATTGATCAATTGCACCAATTACAACAAACAGTAGATGTTACCCAGTTAACTGAAGCAATTTTAGATCGTAGCGGATATAAAGCTGCATTAAAAAATACTCGTAGTTTAGAAAATCAGAGCCGTTTAGAAAACATAGATGAGTTTTTATCAGTTACCCAGCAATTTGATCAGCATTGGCAGCCAGAAACTGAAACCAGTGAGCGTTTTGTCGATTTCTTAGCAGATTTGGCATTAATGTCCGATCAAGATTCGTTAGCTGAAGCAAGTGATGAAGTGGCTTTATTAACATTACATGCTGCTAAGGGGTTGGAATTTCCAGTAGTCTTTTTAGTAGGTCTAGAGGAGGGCGTTTTCCCATTAGGGAGAGCTTCATTCAATGAAAATGAATTGGAAGAAGAGCGGCGTTTAGCCTATGTGGGGATTACAAGGGCCAAAAAAGAATTATTTTTGACAAATGCTCTTTCAAGAATGCTATATGGTCGACAACAGACAAATCCAGTTTCACGTTTTATTAAAGAAATTGAACCTGAGCTGCTGGTTAGTGAAAATCAACAGGCAACAGCAACGACAATTACTTCGTGGACGCAACGGCGACCGGCTGAAAAAACAGCCTTTGCCAACCGTCAGAAAGCTGGTACTCCTCGTGTAGCTGCTCAACCAGTAACTCAAGGAACTGGTGCGGAAAAAAGTAGCTGGAAAATCGGGGAAAAGGTTTGGCATAAGGCTTGGGGTACCGGAACAATTGTTAAAGTTAATGGTACTGGAGAAGATTTGGAGTTGGATATTGCTTTTGCTGGTAAAGGAATTAAGCGATTGTTAGCAGCCTTTGCGCCAATCACTAAAAAACAAGACTGA
- a CDS encoding ATP-grasp domain-containing protein: protein MADEILFPGDTLGIIGESPNGIMLAETAKKMGFKVIAYSSNEASPTVQEADLGIIGSYQDRVKLQDFAERCAVVTYVSDRIPADVVGFLQRFTNLPQGKEALEIAQDRLLERAFLEQLNINIAPYATIVSLDDVYQAVSSIGYPCIIKPIQKEFGHRYQQLITKQSDVARCADFIDRGTFVLEAWIPFKHEISALVVKDGAGNVQPFPLVENHYRQRRLFETTVGGELDAAVEAEINKLAGEIAQNLHYVGVLEIAFFITESGAVYVKKIVPALHATGYVFDRGANVSMFEQHIKSLVKMPLGPVELLQPTIMVKLQSADLEALRTQWVLKTNWHYHFYRYPKMVQSQTVGYLLVSGSNLSDLQQQIDATGIWQAEESDKNN from the coding sequence ATGGCTGATGAAATATTATTTCCAGGAGATACACTTGGAATAATTGGTGAAAGTCCGAATGGAATTATGTTAGCTGAAACAGCAAAAAAAATGGGCTTTAAGGTCATAGCCTATAGCTCAAATGAAGCATCGCCAACTGTTCAAGAAGCTGACTTAGGAATTATTGGATCCTACCAAGATCGTGTTAAGCTGCAAGATTTTGCAGAAAGGTGTGCGGTTGTAACTTACGTCTCGGATCGAATTCCAGCTGATGTTGTTGGCTTTTTACAACGTTTCACTAACCTTCCTCAGGGTAAGGAAGCTTTGGAAATCGCGCAAGATCGGTTATTAGAACGAGCTTTTTTGGAGCAATTGAATATCAATATTGCTCCTTATGCCACGATTGTTAGCTTAGATGATGTTTATCAAGCGGTTAGTTCAATTGGTTATCCTTGTATTATCAAACCAATCCAAAAAGAATTTGGCCATAGATATCAGCAATTAATTACGAAACAAAGCGATGTAGCTCGGTGTGCCGATTTTATTGATCGGGGAACTTTTGTTTTGGAAGCTTGGATTCCATTTAAACATGAGATTTCGGCGTTGGTTGTTAAGGACGGAGCAGGCAATGTACAGCCATTCCCATTGGTTGAAAATCATTACCGGCAGCGACGTTTATTTGAAACAACAGTCGGAGGTGAGCTTGATGCGGCAGTTGAAGCTGAAATAAATAAATTAGCTGGCGAAATTGCGCAGAATCTTCATTATGTTGGGGTGCTAGAAATTGCATTCTTTATTACTGAAAGTGGGGCAGTTTATGTTAAGAAAATTGTTCCTGCTCTCCATGCTACTGGGTATGTGTTTGATCGAGGAGCAAACGTTTCGATGTTCGAACAGCATATCAAGTCTTTGGTCAAAATGCCATTAGGGCCAGTTGAGCTTTTACAGCCAACAATTATGGTTAAGCTTCAGTCAGCAGATCTAGAAGCTTTAAGAACACAGTGGGTGTTGAAGACTAACTGGCACTATCATTTTTATCGCTACCCTAAAATGGTTCAATCACAAACGGTTGGTTATTTATTGGTTTCCGGTAGTAACTTATCGGATTTACAGCAGCAGATAGACGCGACTGGAATTTGGCAAGCGGAAGAATCAGATAAAAACAACTAA
- a CDS encoding nucleobase:cation symporter-2 family protein codes for MKRQVSQSKSAVLGLQHLLAMYSGAVAVPLLIGTALQFNSEQMTYLVSIDIFMCGLATLVQLLRNRYFGIGLPVVLGCAIQAVEPLKMIGKQFTIGTMYGAIIIAGCFVFLIAGQFSRIKKLFPPVVTGTLITVIGLTLIPIAVQNMGGGDATAKSFGSLGSLVLSFLTVVIILVVQRWGRGFLSSIAVLIGLAAGTLIALAMGIVSLAPITEARWFHFPQPFYFGMPQFEWSSSITMIIIALVSMVESTGVFFALGGILNQNITAQDLKRGYRAEGLAQILGGIFNTFPYTTFSQNVGLLQLSGIKTKRPIYWSAGLLMLMGLIPKIGAFATIIPTPVLGGAMLVMFSMISVQGIRMLFQVDFNDQRNMLIVAVSLGLGLGVSVYPTLFEALPRTIQLFLGNGIVVASLSSVLLNIILKGKAGLAEK; via the coding sequence ATAAAACGACAAGTTTCGCAAAGTAAATCTGCAGTATTAGGTTTGCAACATTTACTAGCAATGTATTCTGGAGCGGTGGCTGTTCCACTATTGATTGGAACAGCACTTCAATTTAACAGCGAACAAATGACATATTTAGTTTCAATTGATATTTTTATGTGTGGTTTGGCTACATTAGTGCAATTATTACGTAATCGTTATTTTGGAATTGGCCTGCCAGTGGTTCTAGGCTGTGCGATTCAAGCGGTTGAACCTTTAAAGATGATTGGCAAGCAATTTACAATTGGAACGATGTATGGAGCAATTATTATTGCGGGTTGCTTTGTTTTCTTGATAGCGGGACAATTTTCACGGATTAAGAAACTTTTTCCACCAGTTGTTACAGGCACTCTAATTACGGTAATTGGGTTAACACTAATTCCAATTGCAGTCCAAAACATGGGTGGCGGTGATGCAACTGCCAAGAGCTTTGGCAGTTTAGGCAGCTTAGTTCTCAGCTTTTTGACGGTAGTTATAATTTTGGTGGTTCAACGTTGGGGACGAGGCTTTTTAAGTTCAATTGCTGTCTTGATTGGATTAGCTGCTGGAACATTAATTGCTTTAGCAATGGGAATAGTTTCCTTAGCCCCAATCACTGAGGCTCGTTGGTTTCATTTCCCACAACCATTTTATTTTGGAATGCCCCAGTTTGAATGGTCTTCTTCAATTACAATGATTATTATCGCGTTAGTTTCGATGGTCGAATCAACGGGTGTTTTCTTTGCGCTAGGTGGTATTTTAAATCAGAATATTACTGCTCAAGATTTGAAACGTGGTTACCGTGCCGAGGGGTTGGCTCAAATTTTAGGCGGGATTTTTAACACTTTTCCATACACAACTTTTTCACAAAATGTCGGTTTACTACAGTTGTCGGGAATTAAAACTAAACGTCCAATTTATTGGTCAGCTGGATTACTAATGTTAATGGGATTGATCCCCAAAATTGGAGCATTTGCCACGATTATTCCAACACCAGTTTTGGGTGGAGCGATGCTCGTAATGTTTTCAATGATTAGTGTCCAAGGAATTCGAATGCTTTTTCAAGTTGATTTTAATGATCAACGAAATATGCTGATTGTAGCGGTTTCTTTAGGATTAGGACTAGGTGTTTCTGTTTATCCAACTTTATTTGAAGCTTTGCCACGGACTATTCAGCTCTTTTTAGGAAATGGAATCGTTGTTGCTAGTTTGTCTTCAGTCTTGCTGAATATTATTTTAAAAGGAAAAGCTGGCTTAGCTGAAAAGTGA